The following proteins are encoded in a genomic region of Helicobacter macacae MIT 99-5501:
- a CDS encoding TonB-dependent receptor domain-containing protein: protein MERFFQYSDFRHHFVKDSTRLGDNNALKNFALAIFSDHKIILPANFEISLGVRYQYNNNHINYTKGATSTNSVNSFSSKVDFHNYSLRSALSYNLFNDHKFYISASRGFKTGGFPNAIFSQGYSNYFKPETNYTAEIGYKGFFWQDRIYINADYFLLYTKNQQWNVLINDTPPLSAIGNLGNQISHGFEFEGKLYFLRDSFFMLNFAYIDARYAKGTRVPRTGQNLGGMQVQFLPKFSLNANIDTIIWRSKIANIFLNASLSFYSRIYFSETHKYSQAPYALFNFGARAEFSKYLTLSLSVMNATNTLYDSYGYLTTAGARQHQIGKLRSISATLSAKF, encoded by the coding sequence ATGGAGCGTTTTTTTCAATATAGTGATTTTAGACATCATTTTGTCAAAGATAGCACTAGGCTAGGCGATAATAACGCGCTAAAAAACTTTGCGTTAGCAATTTTTAGCGACCACAAAATCATTTTGCCAGCAAACTTTGAGATAAGTCTAGGTGTGCGCTACCAATACAACAATAACCACATAAACTACACAAAAGGCGCGACAAGCACCAATAGCGTAAATAGCTTCTCTAGCAAAGTAGATTTTCACAATTACAGCCTAAGAAGTGCACTGTCATACAATCTCTTTAATGACCATAAATTTTACATTTCTGCTTCGCGTGGGTTTAAAACAGGTGGATTCCCAAATGCGATTTTTTCTCAAGGTTATAGCAATTATTTTAAGCCAGAGACAAACTACACCGCAGAAATCGGCTACAAGGGATTTTTTTGGCAAGATAGAATCTATATAAATGCGGATTATTTTTTACTCTACACGAAAAATCAACAATGGAATGTGTTAATCAATGATACCCCACCTCTTAGTGCGATAGGAAATCTAGGCAATCAAATCTCGCACGGATTTGAGTTTGAGGGGAAATTATACTTTTTGCGTGATAGCTTTTTTATGCTAAATTTTGCCTACATTGATGCAAGATATGCCAAAGGCACACGCGTGCCACGCACAGGGCAAAATTTGGGCGGAATGCAAGTGCAGTTTTTGCCAAAATTTAGCCTAAATGCAAACATAGATACGATTATTTGGCGTAGCAAAATAGCAAATATTTTTCTAAATGCCTCTCTATCGTTTTATTCTCGTATATATTTTTCTGAAACGCATAAATATTCTCAAGCACCTTACGCGCTGTTTAATTTCGGTGCAAGGGCAGAATTTAGCAAGTATCTAACACTCTCACTAAGCGTGATGAATGCGACAAATACATTGTATGATTCCTATGGATACCTCACAACAGCAGGAGCGCGACAACACCAAATAGGAAAGCTAAGAAGCATAAGTGCAACACTTAGTGCGAAGTTTTAG
- a CDS encoding TolC family protein, producing the protein MRFLGFLRFCSALGEMLLALAVLGFVALEFGACAKPYNSERVGKEISLGENLRNTLKGEVALPHTNAKKDSTKQDVSAQKSDNGLDYVESLLFLINDNRLKSLLQTALQNNTNILTLTSQIAQARESLGLANANMLPKLSFNMGHNFSSGNYSRYQINYNQNTLNANLSLSWEIDLFGKLNSLRKSQKYQYLATISNLEAAKVSLIGEIATNYYTLIKTHNARLRAEQILQNNERILSLSREKYELGLLDISTLSPLVSSLSTAKSNLNALKLQEEQTRNALLVLLNSLDSAILDEIIQSEEVVEFSEAKIPIISELPQEILLNREDVKSSIATLNAQIMLKDSKKAALFPTISLGGSLGQILYSTRGAGSLIWQITSSLTAPLLNRATLTKDYKIQKESTKQAYYTLENTLRTALGEVENALTQVNTAKDSLKAQMQSFAISKELIDTAHNSYTLGMQNEDTYLSQENTFLNAYQSLDEAKFAQVNAIIVLYKAFGGKLTSPNIPNALSSNEVVQNTQ; encoded by the coding sequence ATGAGGTTTTTAGGATTCTTGCGATTTTGTAGTGCGCTAGGCGAGATGCTTTTAGCACTAGCTGTGCTAGGATTTGTCGCATTGGAGTTTGGGGCTTGTGCAAAGCCATACAATAGCGAGCGCGTAGGCAAAGAAATATCACTTGGAGAAAATCTACGCAACACCCTAAAAGGCGAAGTGGCACTCCCACATACCAATGCCAAAAAAGATAGCACCAAACAAGACGTAAGCGCACAAAAAAGCGATAATGGCTTAGACTATGTCGAAAGCCTGCTTTTCCTCATCAATGATAATAGACTAAAATCCTTGCTCCAAACCGCACTACAAAACAACACAAATATCCTAACGCTTACTTCTCAAATCGCCCAAGCAAGGGAATCTCTAGGGCTTGCAAATGCAAATATGCTACCTAAGCTATCATTTAATATGGGGCATAATTTTTCAAGCGGAAATTACAGCAGATACCAAATAAACTACAATCAAAACACACTAAATGCCAATCTATCGCTATCGTGGGAGATTGATTTGTTTGGCAAACTAAACTCACTGCGCAAATCTCAAAAATATCAATACCTTGCCACTATCTCAAACCTAGAAGCCGCAAAGGTAAGCCTAATAGGCGAAATAGCTACCAACTACTACACGCTTATAAAAACACACAATGCGCGACTTCGAGCCGAGCAAATCCTGCAAAATAATGAGAGAATCCTATCTCTTTCAAGGGAAAAATACGAGCTAGGCTTGCTAGATATTTCTACCCTTAGCCCGCTTGTAAGCTCACTCTCTACTGCCAAATCCAATCTAAACGCCCTAAAGCTACAAGAAGAGCAGACAAGAAACGCTCTTTTGGTGCTACTAAATAGCTTAGATTCTGCGATTTTAGATGAAATAATCCAAAGTGAGGAGGTGGTGGAATTTAGCGAAGCAAAAATCCCTATTATATCAGAGCTTCCTCAAGAGATTTTGTTAAATAGAGAAGATGTAAAATCAAGCATTGCCACGCTAAATGCGCAAATTATGCTAAAAGATTCCAAAAAAGCCGCGCTTTTCCCCACTATCTCGCTTGGTGGGAGTTTGGGACAGATTTTATATTCTACAAGGGGGGCGGGCAGTCTTATTTGGCAGATTACAAGCTCGCTTACTGCCCCGCTACTAAACCGCGCAACGCTTACCAAAGACTACAAAATCCAAAAAGAATCTACAAAACAAGCCTACTACACGCTAGAAAACACTCTCCGCACTGCACTAGGCGAAGTCGAAAACGCACTAACACAAGTAAATACCGCAAAAGATTCCTTAAAAGCACAAATGCAAAGTTTTGCTATCTCAAAAGAGCTAATCGACACTGCACACAATAGCTACACGCTGGGAATGCAAAATGAGGACACTTACCTTAGCCAAGAAAACACATTTCTAAACGCATATCAAAGCCTTGATGAAGCAAAATTTGCCCAAGTAAATGCCATAATCGTGCTGTATAAGGCATTTGGTGGGAAGCTAACCTCGCCAAATATACCAAACGCGCTATCATCAAATGAGGTTGTCCAAAATACACAATAA
- a CDS encoding CheR family methyltransferase: MQPDDIVKSFRKIQSYLYELTGIHLENNSKQTMMKNRLDSLTRNPIFSHAQSVQDILDIASQNAQARQLFINAFTTNKTDFFREKVHFQDMLDRAMPQLFNSHFRIKIYCAASSTGEEPYSIAATALYAKEIYRSSSDIEIIATDIDTKVLQLAKEGIFTFNPKLHLPNWVNMEKYFDTICENPNGTLQIQAKPELKSMLKFQNLNLFDEKYPFGKNDFDIIFCRNILIYFKIADQEKILHKLFAHLKMGGTFYLGHAEDLLGLKDKVERLGNKTYIKIKE; this comes from the coding sequence TTGCAACCCGATGACATAGTAAAATCCTTTAGGAAAATCCAAAGCTATCTCTATGAGCTAACAGGAATCCACCTAGAGAACAACTCTAAACAAACGATGATGAAAAATCGCCTAGATTCCCTCACTCGCAATCCTATCTTTAGCCACGCCCAAAGTGTGCAAGATATTTTAGACATCGCTAGCCAAAACGCTCAAGCTAGACAGCTTTTTATCAATGCTTTTACCACAAACAAAACCGACTTTTTCCGCGAAAAAGTGCATTTCCAAGATATGCTTGATAGAGCGATGCCACAGCTATTTAATAGCCATTTTCGTATCAAAATCTATTGTGCTGCTTCCTCCACAGGCGAAGAGCCATACTCTATTGCAGCCACCGCACTTTATGCCAAAGAAATCTACCGCTCATCAAGCGATATAGAAATTATCGCCACAGATATTGACACCAAAGTCTTGCAGCTTGCAAAAGAAGGGATTTTCACTTTCAATCCAAAGCTACACTTGCCAAATTGGGTAAATATGGAAAAATACTTTGACACTATATGTGAAAATCCAAACGGCACGCTACAAATCCAAGCAAAACCAGAGCTAAAATCTATGCTAAAATTTCAAAACCTAAATCTTTTTGATGAGAAATATCCCTTTGGCAAAAACGACTTTGATATAATTTTTTGTCGCAATATTTTGATTTATTTCAAAATCGCCGACCAAGAAAAAATACTTCACAAACTTTTTGCGCATCTAAAGATGGGTGGGACATTTTATCTAGGACACGCTGAAGACTTGCTAGGGCTAAAGGACAAAGTCGAGCGACTAGGCAACAAAACCTACATAAAGATAAAAGAATAA
- a CDS encoding LPP20 family lipoprotein: MQNKNHPQTKKEAMISKIKQAKGLKKFWLFIVFGALLFLSGNSMANPPKWFLTPKSASDTLYGLGMGDSLAKAKAQAANDLAQSVQTQVKSNINITNSAINDSFDSSMEQNISLSTAMLDLQNLKITQKSHSKGTYYVEVAIAKKDIAMPIKARLEQGLDRLESLPKTCASLSLKDFASLQKELKNARESSAILRALGFVGADFEAFEELQKANAPKPKLKVEINSQGEKSLQSDKSVFLGEIAKFARITDEPNTHKLEIEATLSGEGKSTRIELKTVMKDCADNVVWETNFSETQANKNQAIKRAGIVLYKRLLDFSGGTQSGIPKI, encoded by the coding sequence ATGCAAAACAAAAATCACCCACAAACCAAAAAAGAAGCGATGATAAGCAAAATCAAGCAAGCAAAGGGATTAAAGAAATTTTGGCTTTTTATCGTGTTTGGGGCATTGCTTTTTCTAAGCGGTAACTCTATGGCAAATCCACCCAAATGGTTTCTAACCCCAAAAAGTGCTAGCGACACACTCTATGGACTAGGAATGGGAGATAGCCTAGCAAAAGCAAAAGCGCAAGCTGCAAATGATTTGGCTCAAAGCGTGCAAACCCAAGTAAAATCAAACATAAACATAACAAATAGTGCGATAAATGATAGCTTTGATTCTAGTATGGAGCAAAATATCTCTCTTAGCACAGCGATGCTAGATTTGCAAAATCTAAAAATCACGCAAAAATCTCACTCAAAAGGCACATACTATGTCGAAGTCGCTATCGCCAAAAAAGACATAGCAATGCCGATAAAAGCGCGACTAGAGCAAGGGCTAGATAGGCTAGAATCTCTGCCAAAAACTTGTGCTAGTCTAAGCCTAAAAGATTTTGCTTCCTTGCAAAAAGAGCTAAAAAACGCTAGAGAATCTAGTGCTATTTTGCGGGCTTTGGGCTTTGTGGGAGCGGATTTTGAGGCGTTTGAGGAGCTACAAAAAGCAAATGCACCAAAGCCAAAGCTAAAAGTAGAGATAAACTCTCAAGGCGAAAAATCTTTGCAAAGCGATAAGTCTGTATTTTTAGGAGAGATAGCGAAATTTGCTCGTATCACAGATGAGCCAAATACTCACAAACTAGAGATTGAAGCTACTCTATCAGGTGAGGGCAAAAGCACGAGGATAGAGCTAAAAACTGTGATGAAAGATTGCGCAGACAATGTGGTGTGGGAAACAAATTTTAGCGAAACCCAAGCAAATAAAAATCAAGCTATAAAACGCGCGGGTATCGTGCTGTATAAGAGGCTTTTAGATTTTAGTGGTGGCACACAAAGCGGGATTCCTAAAATCTAG
- the luxS gene encoding S-ribosylhomocysteine lyase, with protein MPLLDSFKVDHTIMPAPAVRLAKTMETPKGDKVCVFDLRFCKPNEEILSERGIHTLEHLFAGFMREHLNTPNVEIIDISPMGCRTGFYMSVIGTPSDESVKEAWEASMKDILRTDKIPEANKFQCGTYQMHSLKEAQDIANDTLNKGIGIMDTQKLLLKEFA; from the coding sequence ATGCCGTTATTAGATAGTTTTAAGGTAGACCACACCATTATGCCAGCCCCTGCTGTGCGGCTTGCTAAGACTATGGAAACGCCAAAGGGCGACAAAGTTTGCGTGTTTGACTTGCGTTTTTGCAAGCCAAATGAAGAGATTTTGAGCGAGCGCGGGATTCACACGCTAGAGCACCTTTTTGCAGGGTTTATGCGAGAGCATTTAAACACACCAAATGTCGAAATCATCGATATTTCGCCTATGGGTTGTCGCACGGGATTTTATATGAGCGTGATTGGCACACCTAGTGATGAGAGCGTCAAAGAAGCGTGGGAGGCGAGTATGAAAGATATTTTGCGAACCGATAAAATTCCAGAGGCAAATAAATTTCAATGTGGCACATATCAAATGCACTCACTCAAAGAAGCCCAAGACATCGCTAATGACACGCTAAATAAGGGGATAGGCATAATGGATACCCAAAAGCTTTTGTTAAAAGAGTTTGCGTAA
- a CDS encoding TonB-dependent receptor plug domain-containing protein, which produces MQDFTQNNSAKNDSTKNDSTKEVDKEVDLADSALGQTTTDTNHNLQNPHLSDDFIRAPKNDSKNDNIETHTLERVTTYSTAKSQREIFDENNNIASVSGEALQKLNIQNSKDLSQVFSGLYITNSGGSAYPSITFRGLHTSYYYSPSMRLYVDGVPQDIFFINQELLDVENVEIFKGMSGTLYGENAQAGIISINSNFISNKTKATLSTTFGNLDRTVMGSASGSIIKDKLYAKLSFKHSDFLGQVKDSQTGAKADTSSSNLARASLSYDDGKYYAGLDYFFDKSTNHDFFYLSDSELTSKDNLTHNFGTYGVPSIYRTIQTYALKAGYQSENINLRNVFSVQDRQMPITNFGSTWEENQMQFSDELKITQTYANNSTSLYGAFFSI; this is translated from the coding sequence ATGCAGGATTTTACACAAAATAATTCTGCCAAAAACGACTCAACTAAGAATGATTCCACAAAAGAAGTGGATAAAGAAGTAGATTTGGCAGATTCTGCTCTAGGGCAAACTACCACCGATACAAACCACAACCTACAAAATCCACACCTTAGCGATGACTTCATAAGAGCACCCAAAAACGACTCAAAAAATGACAACATAGAAACGCACACTTTAGAAAGAGTAACCACTTATAGCACAGCAAAATCTCAAAGAGAGATTTTTGATGAAAATAACAATATCGCTTCTGTCAGCGGGGAAGCACTCCAAAAGCTAAATATCCAAAATTCAAAAGATTTAAGCCAAGTGTTCTCTGGACTTTATATCACAAATTCAGGCGGTAGCGCGTATCCAAGTATCACTTTTAGGGGATTGCATACAAGCTATTATTATAGTCCTAGTATGCGGCTATATGTCGATGGTGTCCCACAAGATATTTTCTTTATCAATCAAGAATTGCTAGATGTAGAAAATGTCGAAATTTTTAAAGGAATGAGTGGCACACTCTATGGCGAAAATGCCCAAGCAGGAATAATATCTATAAATTCAAACTTCATTAGCAACAAAACCAAAGCAACGCTAAGCACAACTTTTGGCAATCTTGATAGAACCGTTATGGGTAGCGCAAGCGGGAGTATCATAAAGGACAAATTATATGCCAAGCTAAGTTTTAAGCATAGCGATTTTTTAGGACAAGTAAAAGACTCACAAACAGGGGCAAAAGCCGATACTTCTAGCTCAAATCTAGCTCGCGCTTCGCTTTCTTATGATGATGGCAAATATTATGCGGGTTTAGATTATTTTTTTGACAAAAGCACAAATCACGACTTTTTCTACCTAAGCGATAGCGAGCTAACAAGCAAAGATAATCTTACGCATAATTTTGGCACTTATGGTGTGCCAAGTATTTATCGCACTATCCAAACCTACGCCCTAAAGGCAGGCTACCAAAGCGAAAATATCAATCTAAGAAATGTCTTTAGCGTGCAAGATAGACAAATGCCAATCACAAACTTTGGTAGCACTTGGGAAGAAAACCAAATGCAGTTTAGTGATGAGCTAAAAATCACCCAAACTTATGCAAATAACTCAACCTCTCTTTATGGAGCGTTTTTTTCAATATAG
- a CDS encoding CheB methylesterase domain-containing protein, with amino-acid sequence MIESPKIKNLQEKLHPDAFLKSQPSPIGREKLVVIGSSTGGPQALEVVLSALPAGANLPPILIVQHTQEGFSKSLALRLDTKSKITVSELDKKEILKHDCAYIAKAGMQLKIGCEAGKYYASPCEGPRISRHLPSVDILFRAANNAAGRSALGIILTGMGDDGSIGIKELHKNGAYTIAQDEATCTVFGMPKQAIEAGAVDEVVALQNIAGKIIAYAEDRLPHKKKIEIDDESNEYHI; translated from the coding sequence ATGATAGAGAGTCCAAAGATAAAAAACTTGCAAGAAAAGCTCCACCCCGATGCGTTTTTGAAGTCCCAGCCCTCGCCCATAGGACGAGAAAAGCTCGTAGTCATAGGCTCTTCCACAGGCGGCCCCCAAGCCCTAGAAGTAGTGCTTAGCGCACTCCCAGCAGGCGCAAACTTGCCACCTATACTCATCGTCCAGCATACACAAGAGGGGTTTTCAAAGTCCCTCGCACTTCGCCTAGATACCAAATCCAAAATCACAGTAAGCGAGCTAGACAAAAAAGAGATTCTAAAGCACGATTGTGCTTATATCGCCAAAGCAGGTATGCAGCTAAAAATCGGCTGTGAAGCGGGCAAATACTATGCTAGCCCTTGTGAAGGTCCTAGAATCTCTCGTCATCTGCCAAGCGTGGATATACTTTTCCGCGCAGCTAATAACGCTGCAGGGAGAAGCGCACTAGGGATAATCCTCACAGGTATGGGCGATGATGGCTCTATCGGCATAAAAGAGCTACACAAAAACGGCGCATATACAATCGCCCAAGATGAAGCCACTTGCACGGTGTTTGGTATGCCAAAGCAAGCAATCGAAGCAGGCGCAGTCGATGAAGTAGTCGCACTGCAAAATATCGCAGGCAAAATCATAGCCTATGCCGAAGATAGACTACCACACAAAAAGAAGATAGAAATAGATGATGAGAGCAATGAATACCACATTTAG